The sequence below is a genomic window from Desulfovulcanus ferrireducens.
TAGATATCTAACAGATACTACACGGACCTTACACTATTATGGCCATTCAGATCCCTGTGGGCCGACCAGCATGCAACGGGTGCATCTGTCAGGTATCCTGATTACGTCATTCTGGGTGAAGCGAAAAATCTCTACGTAACGAATGAAATTTTTTCCAGCCAAAACGACACTTATACACTCTTCAGACCGAAAATCTGGCAAAACTGTTATCGCCTAGAGTAAAACTCCTACCCCGTAGATTAAAAAATTTTGATCCGAAAGTTACTGTCAATGGCCCGCCTATTCTTGCAAATTGTATGTTACAAAAAAACATACAATTTGCAGTTAATCTCTCCTAGTCTTGCTACTCCTCCAAATCCTCTTTCATTTTTTGAAACTCCTCTTTTGAGATCTCACCTCTGGCATATCTCTTCTTTAAAATATCCATTGCATTTGCTTCTTTCTGGCTATTCTTCTTTACAAGAAAATAAACGATTAATGCAACTGCTACAAGGATAAAGATCATCATAACCGCTCCCCCAAAGGGATATCCTACCATATGCCCCCATCCATCCATGTAACCACGACCATTTTGTTCAGGATATGCCACGTTTGAAAAGAAATCATTCAATAAAAACAAGTTTGACACCATCTTACTCACCTCCTTAAATAAAATTTATTTTTCAACTTTCTCGTATGTTTACATCACCTGTTTTCAAATTTAAGAGATAAAGAAATAAGAATTTAGGCGTGACAGACCGTTCAACTTTCTGGTGCATCAAGACACCGTAACTCAGCTTTTGGTC
It includes:
- a CDS encoding SHOCT domain-containing protein; protein product: MVSNLFLLNDFFSNVAYPEQNGRGYMDGWGHMVGYPFGGAVMMIFILVAVALIVYFLVKKNSQKEANAMDILKKRYARGEISKEEFQKMKEDLEE